The sequence TACTCATACAACACggcaaaaaaaaagtacacttgTATTATTCTCTGTTCAAGCACTGGAGTTCTCATACTTATATATGCTCCTCAAAAGCGCATGCACAAATCTACAGTAGTTTAGctgtttccatttaaaaatgtgctACTAGCTAGATAGATGCTATTTGTAATAAAGACGAGCTCCGGGTAGTTTAAGATGACTGCACAAGGAGGAATGCCACTCTGAGAACTAATTTCTGATGCATTCTTCAAACCTACAGCTATCTTTCACTTTTTCAGAATTCTGATTTTGCTTGTAACACTGCCACCCGCTGGAGCGCTGGCAGCACAGCGCGGGTATCGGGGCTCGTGTACAGCCGGTACAAACTGCGTCCTGCTGGCGAACGCTTACTGGGTGCCACTGGGGCAGTGTTAGGCTGTAACAGGGACAAATTCAGGAAAAATCAAGAGTCGATGCTACCTAGAGCTTATGATTATCTGTCATGCGTGTGGTATTGAATAAGCTGCATTGCCAATGTACGTGTGTAGGTCAACTCTGGctggtatttatttacatattaaaaaaggTCTGTTCTAGTTTTCTCATCAGATTCACAGACAAAATAGAAtgtctatgaaaaaaaaaaaagtacttttttttttttttttttaaagaccttccTATAAGTGTGTATCTAGAGTACATAACCAGTGGAAGCAAACAGTCCCTAAATTTTAGGGTGTGGGGAGGTCTAGTtatagaaaacagaagaaatcacaAAAGTAACTTTTTGAACTTCCTTCTGTTAGTAGCAGTGATATCTTCTCAGTAGTCACGTTTAAATCCTTTCTGGGCTTTTTCAAGTTAGCAGTTGTTTGGGTGTTAAGACTGTCAGTAAATACAGGCTCTAtgtgtgggtttgttttctttctttttttttttttttttttgttacaacTCTATAGTTTTTGAAAGCAAATCATTAATTAAAACCTCAATCCCTTGttagttttttttattattattattcaaccttcccaaaagcagctgcagttataaaattcattaaaaacatgaCCCCACGTTTCTACAAGGAAAATGGCTGCTACTTCCAAAGCAGGCCAGAGTTTTTGTTAAGCATTCAGGCTGCAAGGTTTTACTTCTGTCACACGACTTACTTGTTTGCAGCTTCATGAATGCAGTGTTCATGTGCTGCCTCCCCTCAGCCAGTGATCTGGACATGTGCGATCTGCACGGGCAGCAGAAGGGAGGTGAGGTGTCTGATCTGGGCAGGCAGGCCTCACGGTTCCTTTCTCCAGAAGCACAGAAGGTCTGAGGAAGCCCATGGATTTCTTATCCAGGTCAAGATGTAAGCAAGTGCTCACAACACACCTCAGCTATGGTCTTTGTGCCTGATGTGAGGAGAGGGTGCCCCTGTTCAGACCTACCCTgtctgtccccaaagccttaATGCTTCACAGTTCGTGTTAGTGTTTGAGGAGTGAGAGGATGTTGCATTCAAATACAACAGCGTGGCCAACCTGGCTATACAGTAACCTGTAAGTACACTAAGAACTACAGTAAAATAGTTGCTTGAAAAGACTGTGATCACTTCTGCATGGTGGCAGATCGATATAGTTGCAGATACGTAGAGGGATGTGGAAAGACTTATTTAGAAGCTGTAACGGTAAGGCAAATGGAAGAAGCTACACCAGTGCAGGAAACTGAAAAGTTTTGAATGATGTGCTTGCTGTGTATAGGGCATTGGTTGCACCTGGTTCTCCATGTTCTTCATTTCTAGTCTGCTTGTAAACCTGTGGCTCTCCTCTAACGAGCACAACCTCGAAGAAAGCAGTATCTCTACTTAGCTTTCCTTAAAAGTAGGCTAAAGCATGATCACGCTCTTACTGTCCTTGTGTGATAGCCATCATGGTGTTGCTGATTAACAAATCTGAGTCTCAGTCCAGAAGAGATCCCATGCACGTGTGTGGTCGGTGCAGCAGTTTCGGCAGTGGCAGTAGCTCTGAATTTGAGGGACTGAAGCTCCCCCATAGGGGTGCTGGTGGGACACAGACACATGGAAGTCCTGGCACCCTCAGGCAGCCCTGCTAAGAGCCTGTGGGGTTGCTCTGCCTCTCCTGTGTAAAACAGCTGGAGAAGGCTCAGCGCGATGAGGTAGAATAGCGTTCTGCTCAGGCAGAGCGGGTTTTGAACGGCACCCAGGAGCCGGGGTTTGGTGGAAGCTGAAGGGGCCGCGTGCCTCCTCTGTCCCCCTTGCTCCAGCTGGGCCCAGCCCCGTCCCTCTTTCCTCACTCGTGGCTCGGCTCGGGGCTTGTGCGGGGAGGAGCTCGGCCCCGCCGCGGGCCTGGGCCCCCCAGGGGGCGGTCGAGAGCCGGGCGGGAAGGGCGGGGGCCGGGTCTGAGGCCGGTGCCCCAGCGGGGAGGCCGGGCCGCAGGAGCCGTGAGGTGCCTGGGGAGCGCGGCTGGGGGGCGGGAAGGGAGAACAGGGGCGGTGCGGGGGTTCCCTCAGGTCGGTAGCGCAGAGGCGAAAGCTGACTAGGAAGTTCTGGCTGTTTTATTACTGAAAGTTTGAATTTGTGATGATTTTGTATAGAAGCTGTGGGAAAGAGCACAGGTAGATCGTATGTTCTGCTGAAAGAATCACAAGAAGCAGGCTTGGCTCATGAACAGCGTGGTGTGGTCAAATGCTTCGGGAGGTTTCCTCATGTCGCAGGTGGATTGGAGCATCGCTGCACCAACGCGCTTCGTGCTCCCAGTGAGCTGGGTCGTAGCTGGGGAAGTTTTTGCCTTGCCTCTGGCCTGGCCTCCTCCACACCACTACGCAGGCTGGTGGTTTTCCCAGCTTGCCTGACTCCATTCCCCAGTGGTATGAGGCTCTTGGGCCTCTGACCAAGAGCCTCTGAGGCTCTGACCTTCAGGAGACGTCGATGCATCAGCGCTTGGGTTTGGTTCTGTGGAGTGGGTGAGTGCTGGGATGCTGCCTCTACCCCAGTCCCTCAAGACTACCTTCCTTCTGTGGCTTATTTCCCTGAAGAActaaaacacagattttcatCAAATAACATCAGGCTAAATGGGACGCTTTATAGTTCTAGCTGCATGGTTTCTACAGATCTTCTGGAGCATGAACAGGGTGCCTTCAGCCGTGGGAAATTTGTTGTATCTCATATGTAACACAACAATGACAATCTCATAACAGCATTTCATCAATAAATAATAACCAGCTACCCCTGTACCACTCACAGCCGCAGGGGTAGGTCACAtacaaagaacagagaaaaaatccCGACCAGTCAGTTTCAGTGCATATAAGGTAAGTGCTTCTCTAACACGTGCTTGTCCAAGCCTCTTGGTTACTGGTGGGTTGAAAAGTCTGTGTCCCAGCTGGGTTGGAGATCTGAGAGTAGTAGTAGCAGCACTGAAGTATTCACTAGCTGGTCACTGTATAACTCAAGAGAACTATTCAATCAGAGCATGAAATAAGTGAAAATGTAAATTAGTCTTTAaggcttttcattttgaagtcaGTCCAACCATGGGATGGTAAACTCCAGATGACTTagccagggagctgcagaaCCAAAGCCTTCTCATAGGTTTCCTGGCAGTAGTTTGACATGTGGAATCTTACACCATTAGGGAACAGAAACTTGGCATCATCTGGTTGCATAAAGTCTGTCCCTATAGTCTTTTGTAtctataaatatgaaaatggcAGCATGGGCAGTAATGGTCTGCATCCTTGAAGATCTTCACGAAGAAAGGTACAAAGCAGCATCCAAAACAGCACCTACAGGCAAAGAGGAAATGGACATACATGAAGTGATTTactaacttttctttttattggcTTCCTCTATTTTTTGTCTGCCATTTCACAGCATGAATCCTCTTGTCTCCCAGgtttcttaatatttaaattatcttCCCAAAGACTAATCATCTTCACTGCTAACACCTTATGTGTTAGTCTGATTTTGAATTATGATAGGGAAGTGAATAATCTTTTACTTGTCTTATGAAAAGTAATAATGTACTTGATTAAATTTAGCATCCCTGGCAGCCATGATGACTGTGTCTAGTATGGACAGATGGCTTCTTAGGATGTACAGAGAAGGGCTAACTGTCTATATAAGCATTaactagaattttattttttaatggatcTATCTTTTTAAACTTCTGCTACGAAGAATCTCCGATGTATACATGAAAGGGCTAACTGTCTATATAAGCATTaactagaattttattttttaatggatcTATCTTTTTAAACTTCTGCTACGAAGAATCTCCGATGTATACATGAAAGCTTACCCAACCATACACAAGCTGGTGCACAGAAGGTAAGACAGTCTGCCCAGCCTGTAGGTGACCTGTGTGGTGATGTGCTGGCGGCAGGAAGGACATATTGTGGATGTTGGTCTGCTTGAGAAGATTCCTGCTACTATGATCGGAGGCTGAGACACCAGGTAAACTGAGTTTAGGAGTAAACAAGAAGCAGCAAAATTAGAAGGATGTGGAGTATTTTACACATTATCAATCCTTAGTTGTAGAATGTAGGTGCTTAAAATGACCAGTCTAGAGCCACTTCTGTTACTAGTATCGACTAAAGGCATATTCACAAGAGCTACTATAATGTTTGTTCAATGTATCCCAATACATTCCTTCTACCAACCAGTATCTACATGGATAAAAGCATATGCAGGGAACTGCCTACAGGAAAATCTCTACAGTCAGGCAATCTCCACTGCTAAGCGGTGACACTGAGAGTTTATCTTCTGATATTTAACATACTGTGAAAAAGTGTGTTCTCCCTGAAGAAAAGGATTTGAAGGATATAGAGGAGCTTTCTGGATCGGCTTGTCAGTAACtacaaaacattcagaaaagtaGTTACTACATTATACAAACGTCATCAGTCATATGCCAGCATGACTCCAGTTAGTAACGTGTAATTTCCCTCGTGTCTTTTTAGTCTGGATTTGAGTCGGTTATACCTCCTTGAGAAGTGTGCACCTTGTAGCtacaagaaagatttttttacagaaatattttcagtgaaaaatcccattttaagGCTCCTAAAAACAAGTTAAGGGTACATTCAAACTGTAGCCTAAAACAAAGATCTGGGAGTAGGAAGGTGGTGTCTGTTAGACAGGTAGGATGTATGATATCTGAGTTTGTCTCCTGGTCTtaggtattttaaaaaacacacacatctccttccttcccatAAGAGATGGTATTTGACTTTCTTTGAAGCCTTTCCTCAGTGTCTCCTTTGAGCTTGTCCACTTAAATAAAGGTTACCAGAAAAGgaacaataaaataaactggacttaaaataattattatgaaAGTCCTAGCTGGTTCAAAAAAAGAGTGCTTCTGCAGACTGGCAACTGCTGGAAAATGAGTCTGAGTCTGTCATCTTAGGCTATCTTCCAACATTTCTGGGGAAATTTTCCATCTTCTTAGATTGTGATTGTTCAGAAAACTCCTTTAGACTTGAAAACCAAAaccattttgcttttgttagcAGTAGAATTATGATTGTTGTCAGAAACACAGTCCCCCAGCACATACCTGGTTGCTCAACGGTGGTTGTTTCATGATAGGAGtaaggtggaggaggaggatatTCATAACCccctgtgaaaagaaaaacagtaacacaAAAATATGTCCCGCTCATACCTCCCAAAAGCCCTGTTTGGAGTCAAAGCAGATGCATTGGAAGGTGCCTCACAGGAGAGGCTGACATGACTCAGTGAAGTACAGGATAGGGAACAAATGATATTGATTTGattcacagatttttaaagcCAAAAGAGCCCACAGTGACTAGCTGGTCTCATTTTTCTGTACAACATAAGCCAAGAAATCAAATCCTTTTTTCAACATGAATTCTTTGACTGCATCTACTCCAGCATAGCATCAGAGTGACACTTtgtctaattttaaaaacaaaatcaacagtACCTCTAACTAGGTTGTTTCAATGATTACTACCTTTACTAGTAATATTTGAAATCTTTTCTCTAGTCTGAATTTTATCCAGCTTCAGTTTCCAGCCAAGGAATTCCATCATATCTTTGGCTCTacgaaaataaaataaaaaaataaaaaagtacctGATGAGTGACacctcatttttttaatttattttttctgttgtttttgttttttgggggggagatgGAAGGTTTAattgtagaaaaagaaatttgtaAGAAATTacaaagtaaagaatttcctctcAATCTGAAAgaggaatgtttttttgtttaagagGATTATCACTTGGGATGTTTTGTGAAGAATCTGCTTCCTCTGTGGCTCTCTACGCAGGGACAAGATGGTGCAGCTCAGTGTTAGGTGTGTCAGTGCCTGTCTCTAGGAAGTGAGGCTTTTTGTCCACAACCTCTTGTAAGTTCTTCTGAGTGTTTAGAAAGAAACCAGGGAGatctttgtaaagaaaaatgcGTACAAAGTGCTGATCAGAGTAAAGTGCTCTGAAATGAGTGACGTTCAGAGGCCCCATGCTCACACATCTAGCCTCATTAGCCACCTTCTGACCTCCCCTTCTGGTTTCTGCTCCACTCCTGTCTGGTGAGTGGCGATTTCCTCAATAGCAGGAAGGCAGAAGAGGTAAAACCACTGATATCAGTGTCTTTCAGTGAGCATGGGCTCCAGCAGGCAGAAGACAAAGCAGTGTTGAGAGACTTGTCAGTGTGAGAGCAATGTCCAGTTTCAGAGCAAAAAGCCAACCCAGCAGTACAGCAGCTCTCGGTGCCCGCTTGCAGTCATGGAGCTGCAATGCTAGCAATTCAGTCGTGATGTTTGCTGTGAGATGGCACTGGGGAGGGGTTGCTCATCGCTACGCAACCCAGGTACAAAACTGACTCATCTAGGGAGAGCAGCTCCGGGCAGCAGGAGTGTTTGGGAAGATGCCAGTCCTCTGGAAAACTAGATCACGGTTTGAGTAAGACATAGCCAGTCTGTGTACAGACTTTGCTGGCTGAACACTTGCTTGTTAGGAATACGGAATTACTGTAGAAAGACGTCTGCAACTCCTTTTCCAATAAAGCAATTGTTGTTAGGAAAATGAGTAACTAAACCAACACAAATAtatgtgttttccattttaagtGGCGTGCCCATTAGGAAACTATACCAGCTTGCCTACCTCAAGCTGGGTTTTATACACTGGCACAGGCACCTTCTAAACCCATCATGTCCTAACAAAGCCAGGCCCTTTATGAGGTGGCTTAGTTATCCTCTGGAAACCAGCTATCAGTGTCTGCCCCACAGCCACAGGGAGCACGCTCTTTCCGACCCCCTCCTGGCAAAAGCTGCTTACCCTCTTGGCTGCAGTACTCTGGTGCAGAGGGTTCTTGCCTGTAGGGTTCTTGATGCTGTTCATACATAACCATGGGAATTTCCACACGTCCCTTCTCACTAGCCATCTCTGTAGTTCACCTGCCAAAAGCAGTACAAAACATCTGTAAGTGACTTTCAGTGCCCTGCACTTGTCAGTGCCTCCTTCTGTAATTCCTAGTTCTTATACTTGGCTTTCACATAGAGGAAAACCAGCACTTCTAATGTTCTGGCTGTTTTACAGACTAAAGTGTGGTCAGTTACTGTTACACTTCCTCATGAGGAAAATGGGAAGGAGGAACAGAAATTACAATATCGCTTTACTTATTTCTTTGTGTTGGAAAGATAAAACTGTTCACCCAGAAAACACTATGCAACGTGTTCAGTGGGACTGAAAGTGTTACCTTCAgagaaaagttgtattttttttcctatgaattgTCAAAATGATCAAGGAAGGGAAGATCACACTTCAGAGCACCTGTAAAATCCCTTCACATGTCATTAAGTCAGAGCGTGCAACTGTGCAACCCGTGGCAATTTGGATCTTTCATCTGCTTATTGTGCAACCTTATCACCATTGCTATGACCAGTTCTGTACCGTGAAACTATTGTCTCATCACTCCTGTGACATGCTTCTGTTGGGCAAGATCATCATTAAATATGACTGTGCTACCTGAGGCTCTGAACAAGATTAGGCCACAAAGTATGTGTGTTTTGCAGGTGTTAGCAGGGACTGTTCACAACACAGGGGAGGGGGAGGACGCAGCTACAGATGTGTGTTTGTATTACTGTGAATAGAAAGGTGTTAATTATTCATTAAGCACCAAAGCTTAATGGGGGAAAAAGCACCAAagatagaatcacagaatggtctgggttggaagggaccttaaaaatcacctaGTCCATGCCcgtgccatgagcagggacatcCTTCACTAAACCAGGTTGCCCAAATACTcacctggctttgaacacttaGAGTGGTGGGgcttccacagctgctctgggcaacctgttccagtgcctcaccaccttcatcGTGAAATGTTTCTTCCTCATACTCAATCTAAATCTCtactctttcagtttaaagctaTTGCCCCTTATCTTGTCATACaggcactatttttttttttaaagcttgtcTTTGTCTTTCCATTGTCTTTCTTACAAGACCCTTTTATATATTGAAAGGCTGTGTTAAGGTctccccagatccttctcttccccaggttGAACAGCCCCATCAATCTCTGCCCcttttcacaggagaggtgccccagctcTCTGATCATTGTTGTGGCCTCCTCCGGACCTTCTCCTACAGGTTCTTGTCCCCCTTGTGCTGAGGGTCCCAGCAGCATTGCAGGAGGGACCACAAGATAGTAGAAGGCGAGAATCACCTTCCTCAGCCAGATGCTTCTGAGGGCTGCCTAATGAGTGTAGCGCAGGGTtgctggctgctcagggaactcCACGGAGCACCTTGCGGTCCAACTATATGTCCTCTCTTACCATGCAGGTGCCTTCCCTGTTTTGGGTCGGGGCTGTGGCCATCCCACGCAGTCATGAGCGATTATGTTAAGAGACATTTGGGTAAGTGAGTAGAGACTGAGAAATGTAATGGCAAGTCGGCACAAGCTGCACATAAGGTCAAACTGGAGGAGCATGGAAATTTCTGAACAAGACAGAATTTCTCAGCAGGCCTGCTTTCAGTGTGTGTTGGGGGGCAAGATGTAGGGGGGGAGTGCAAAAGGGGGAGGGTCTGGGGTGATGAAATGAAACACCAGCCctagggaggaagaaaagaaggaatttaAAAGAATCACTAAGGAAGAAGTGCTGCAATTGTCACAGATCTGGATGAGTGGGAAGTGCAGAATGAATAATAAAGCTAATAAGTGGGGTGGTGTAGagaaaacatcagaaacacAATATTGGCCATGTTGAGGCCAAGCAAGTTGGAGAAAATTGCTAATATATGGATTGgagaggagggatggggaaaagTGTATCTCAGTATACTTGGTATAGAGAAACTAAACCAGACTGGGAATGTCAGATGTATCAATGGGCTGACAGGTAACCTTCAAGAGGATCTcactgagaataaaaaaaaaaagctgagaattGAGAGGCCTTGGGTAAGATGATGCAGTGAAAGCCAAGGGAGGGCCATGATCAATGGAGAAGAGTCTCAACAGTGACTGCAGGTTCAGAAGTGTGATAACAGACAAATGTTGCATTAGCCAGTGTTGGTGCCCCCGTGAGCTGTTTCTGGGATCAGTGTTTCTGGGATCAGCACAAGGATCAGTGGGCAAAAAATTAGGGAGTGTATTCAATTTTTTTGGCTTATTGCTATCTTGGTACTTAAACATCATACACTAAATACTGGGTGGTGTCCGTTCTGATGACATTTCTGCTCAATTCATCTCACTcgtaaaacaggaaaaagaaggaagggattTTGAATTTCATCCAGTGACTGAAGGCCCAGGCAAAAGGCCTGTCATGAAGCCCAGAGCAGgagggaataataataataatagtaatggTTAACATAGCGAGAACACTGCAAGCTAACAGCTGAATGCGAGCAAGCACTGACTAATGCTTACTCCACCCAGCAAGGTATTGGTACAACAGCTCCAGCTAAATGCATAGGGCAGGCGACGCAGGAGACAAACCAGTGACATCTGACTTGGCAGCAGAACCAGGAATACAGGGGGAGACCCTGTCTGTGCTTCAGCGGCATTGAGCTCTGAGGCTGTAGGTGTTGGTAACGTTGGTGCCCTGAACGTAAACTGCCCTCAGTGTCTCGTTAGGCAGCTCATAGTGCTGCCGGTAGCCCCATGTGCTGTGGTGGAGCACTTGCCccagaggagggcaggagctgcgGGTCCCTGTGCTTACAGCCGGACAGGCAGCTGGGCCCGGTGTCTGCagcagttccctcagcctccctGCAAGGAAGTGCCCCGGGATTAGCTAACCTCCGGGCCTGAGCGCTGCAAGCTCAGAGGCTCAGAGCAGCGTTCCTTGGAGCGCGCTGTGCAGCTCAGGAGGCCCTTGTATTTACCACAGAAGCGGTCACTCTCAGTTCTTGGTTGCTACTGGGCCTGTTATGTCTGAGAGCCCTCTGGGGCTGCAAACCCCCCAAATCTGTAAGTGTTACTGACATGGGTTATAGCTGGAGCCTTTCCTCTCCACTCTCGGAGGTGACTGCTGGGAAGGAAGGCATGGCAGAGAATGGGCGGTGTTAGTAAGGAACCTTGTAGGAAAAAAGGGTAAGGAGAACTGTCAGGCAACAACTCCTGAAGAGGAATAGGAAAGAATAGGAAAACATCCTATAAACATATTATAAACATGAGGTCATCTGGGTCCTCCAGAACCCAGCGCAACATGTAGGAGGCCCGCACTTAATACAGAGGGAGGTGGTGTAGTTGTCTTGTCTGCAGCCATGCTGAGCAAAGAGCTCTCtgcaagggcagagcagagccctgcgTGCTTCTGACATGGGGGCTCCTGAGATTGGAATTAAGGAATTAAGGAATTAAGGAAAAGTACCTAACTTGCAGGCAGGAACATGCAGTCCCAGGAGCACAGAAACAAGTCTGTGCCTTCTCTACTCTGAAGTCTGATTCTCTTCTGCATGTGGGCAGGTTCAGTTTGCACTGGAAACTAAAACTCACTTTAAATCCTGTGGAAATtagtattatatataaaaaaaaaaggggggcggggggagggaaagtggggagagagagaaagcaaatcCTGCCCTGAGGCATATATATGAAGATCCAATTCAGAGAAAGGAAGGTGCAAAGTCTTTATGTTCCAGGAAGGACGTGTCCTAGGGGAGAATAGGCAAGGGCAGTTTCCATCATCTTCCTCTGGGTTTGCTCCAGGCCCTCATGTTCTAGTGTGAAGTGCAGTGCTCGCACAGCCAAGCAAAGCTGCTGTAATGCAGAACTCCGTGGCAGGGAGCACTCTCCAGCACTCACCCACACCTCTGCACATCCCCTCCCGAGCATCCCCAATGACTAAATAACCCCATAGATGAGACTAGTCTGACATGCGTCTCTGGGTGCCTGCAGAGAGGCACAGGCCCTCTGTGCTATACAAAGGGGAAACTAAGGCACAGAGGACAGTCTTGTCAGGAGTCCTGAGAGAATTGTCATTTGGCCTCCCATGTATAGGTGAAGTATTTGCAAAGAGAACAAAGATTTTACTCCTGTCTTTACTATATCTTTTTCAGAAGGGGTTTTCAGTTGTTGTGTATTTGCAATGATGGGCAGAAGTGCAGTCATGTGAGTGTATGAAAATCAATcgttttttcacttttcaaaagcattttttccaattttgaTGGGAATATGCTTTGCCACAAGCACCTCTCCTAAGGTGACATTGTGGTACTTGAAATGGAAGTGTTCATGAGACTGGAGTGTCCGCCCCATGGGATTTGTGTCCATTTTGACTGAAGTGTAGCTCAGCAGAACATGAACTGGGAGTTACTGAACTGTCATTTCCAAAATCTCATCGCCTGAATGCTGATACCTTTGTTTTAGCCCTATGAGCCTGTGCCAATGACATATTTATGATTTCATTTGAGGAACTGAAGTTGACTGCAGCACTAATTCCTCTCCATTCATATTCAGCACCtatagcctggagaagaggtggATGGGATTGGCAGGTGTGTGCGTGTCAGAGCCCAGGTAACGCTTCCTTTGCccctctgttctgttctgtggCAGTTCTCTGTCAGAAGTGGGTTGGTCTAATTAAAAATGATGTGGTACTGTGGTGAAAACTGGTCAGGGTTTTCtaatcattttcatatttaactCAGTCTTTTTTAGCAAGAAGGTTAATTGTTGGGCTTGTACTGCAGACTCCAAATGAGGTTTCCAAAGTGTTTTCAAGAGCACTTGACGTTGGCCTGCCTCTATTCCAGATGAAGCAGTGGTGCTACTCCCAGGACCTAGTTGTGGATGTAGCAGCACAAAACAGCCAGCACTTCTTCTCAAGTAGAGGAGAAAATGTAGGCAGAAGTGGTTATGTGAGAGGGACTAAAGTGGCAAAGGGCTGTCTGCACCCTGTCTGTGCTACGGCTGGCATTAGGGGCTGGATCCGTATCATGGCAGCCGGCACGAGGCTATCCTATCTGGCTGTCATGTTGTGCACCACAATGGCATCCAGAATCTTAGGGAGGACAGGAACAAGAGGCTTTGTGAGAAAAATGTTTACTCCCTGTTCCAGCTGATGTCAGTGTGGGATTTGACATTGACTTTAGTTTTGTGTGTTGGAATATTAACATTAAAATCCTATAGGAAGTGATCTGCAGGTTTCACGGATGCGTGGAGGTATAGCCGTTTTCACCAGGGATCTCTTGGTTTGGAGGATACTAGTCCAAAGGCTACTTTGCTGTGATGTGTTCTTGCTCTCCTCTCATTGCTGTTTTCATGTTTCCTTGGGCAATTAGCCCTTCCAGTTGCATTGATGAAACAGTTtcaatttatcttattttaaagaatgacCATTAAAACACCATTGTTGGCATGCAGTTGTATCTGTGGCTTGAATAATACTGAGCGCATCTGTTTTACTGTATTGAAGCAGTTAATTCTAGTTTTCAGCCACCAATGAAACACCAAATTCCTCAGTGGAGAGGTCTTCTCCGATTAGCCCAGAGTTTGTTGT comes from Anas acuta chromosome 15, bAnaAcu1.1, whole genome shotgun sequence and encodes:
- the LITAFD gene encoding lITAF domain-containing protein — encoded protein: MASEKGRVEIPMVMYEQHQEPYRQEPSAPEYCSQEGGYEYPPPPPYSYHETTTVEQPVYLVSQPPIIVAGIFSSRPTSTICPSCRQHITTQVTYRLGRLSYLLCTSLCMVGCCFGCCFVPFFVKIFKDADHYCPCCHFHIYRYKRL